A section of the Candidatus Nitrosacidococcus sp. I8 genome encodes:
- the speE gene encoding polyamine aminopropyltransferase, producing the protein MKLNNTEWFTEIGEKTGIAFSLAIEKKLHEETTPYQHIEIYQTKTFGRLMVIDGYIMLSDRDNFLYHEMMSHVSLFTHSNPKRVLIIGGGDCGTLREVLKHPQIEYAVQVEIDERVTRLSEIYFPNLCESNHDSRAHFYFEDGIRFVAEAPDNSMDIIIIDSTDPIGPAEGLFQAPFYTHCYRLLGTEGILVQQSESPLIHQPLIKSIHEEMKKAGFLKTRTLTYPQCVYPSGWWSLTLAGKNLTQFRKTDSQSKIFPTHYYNADIHQAALALPEFLRCIHSE; encoded by the coding sequence ATGAAATTAAATAATACAGAATGGTTTACTGAAATTGGAGAAAAAACGGGAATTGCATTTTCTCTTGCTATTGAAAAGAAGCTCCATGAGGAGACAACTCCCTACCAGCATATTGAAATTTACCAAACCAAAACCTTTGGTCGATTGATGGTGATTGATGGCTATATTATGCTCTCGGATCGGGATAATTTTCTTTACCATGAGATGATGTCTCATGTTTCACTATTTACCCATTCTAACCCAAAACGGGTGCTTATTATTGGTGGGGGAGATTGTGGCACCTTACGAGAAGTATTAAAACATCCCCAGATAGAATATGCGGTACAGGTAGAAATTGATGAACGAGTCACTCGTCTTTCGGAGATATATTTTCCTAACCTATGTGAAAGTAACCATGACTCAAGAGCGCATTTTTACTTTGAGGACGGAATCCGTTTTGTAGCTGAAGCACCCGATAATAGTATGGATATTATTATTATTGATAGCACCGATCCCATTGGTCCTGCTGAAGGATTATTTCAAGCCCCATTTTACACTCATTGTTATCGCTTACTTGGTACAGAGGGAATTTTGGTTCAACAAAGCGAATCCCCTTTAATTCATCAACCTCTGATTAAGAGTATTCATGAAGAGATGAAAAAGGCAGGGTTTTTAAAAACCAGAACTCTCACTTATCCTCAGTGTGTTTACCCTTCAGGGTGGTGGAGTCTTACCTTAGCAGGGAAAAACCTTACCCAATTTAGAAAAACAGATTCTCAAAGTAAAATTTTTCCTACCCACTATTACAACGCTGATATTCATCAAGCAGCCTTAGCACTTCCTGAATTTTTACGCTGCATTCATTCTGAATAA
- a CDS encoding glycosyltransferase family 4 protein, which produces MPSQRLTVLQLLPDLESGGVERGTLEIANALVKKGHRSLVISRGGRLVDQLVAEGSEHYLWPIGVKSFRTLLLISKLRNFLLTQKIDILHARSRVPAWIAWLAWKSIKKLPKPHFITTVHGLYSANPYSAIMTKGEKVIAVSETAYQYIRTHYPKTPVANITLIPRGIDPEDYPYGYQPNQQWLENWHRTYPQLRNKVVLTLPGRLTSLKGHEDFIVLIEKLIKTQYRVHGLIVGDTHPSRQGYFHKIKQLISVKNLESAITFTGYRRNMREIYTRSHFVLSLSKKPESFGRTVLEALSLGIPVVGYDHGGVGEILKNLFPQGRIPLGKIDKLYDCIVALIKNPPKVPPLNQKYTLQAMIDKTLACYMEFYPSSLS; this is translated from the coding sequence ATGCCATCTCAGCGATTGACTGTGCTTCAACTGCTTCCTGACTTAGAATCAGGAGGAGTTGAAAGAGGTACCTTAGAGATTGCTAATGCGTTAGTTAAAAAAGGTCATCGCTCTCTTGTCATCTCTAGGGGAGGGCGTTTAGTAGATCAACTTGTTGCTGAAGGCAGTGAGCATTACTTGTGGCCTATTGGCGTTAAATCTTTTCGCACCTTATTACTTATATCAAAATTACGAAATTTTCTATTGACACAAAAAATAGATATTCTTCACGCCCGATCTAGGGTGCCAGCATGGATTGCTTGGTTGGCTTGGAAGAGTATTAAAAAATTACCTAAACCTCATTTTATAACCACCGTTCATGGGCTTTATTCAGCCAATCCCTATAGTGCAATTATGACAAAAGGAGAGAAGGTGATTGCGGTATCTGAAACGGCTTATCAGTATATTAGAACTCACTATCCTAAAACACCAGTTGCAAATATTACGCTTATTCCTCGGGGTATTGATCCAGAAGATTACCCTTATGGATATCAACCTAATCAGCAATGGCTAGAGAATTGGCATCGTACCTATCCTCAACTTCGAAATAAGGTAGTTTTAACCTTACCTGGGCGATTAACGTCCCTTAAAGGCCATGAAGATTTTATTGTATTAATAGAAAAATTAATTAAAACTCAATATCGAGTCCATGGATTAATCGTCGGTGATACTCATCCTAGTCGCCAAGGATACTTCCATAAAATTAAGCAGCTAATTTCAGTTAAAAATCTAGAAAGTGCCATCACATTTACAGGGTATCGTAGAAATATGCGGGAAATATATACCAGATCTCACTTTGTACTATCTCTTTCTAAGAAGCCAGAATCTTTTGGGCGTACTGTTTTAGAAGCTTTAAGTTTAGGAATTCCGGTTGTAGGATATGATCATGGTGGGGTAGGGGAAATATTAAAAAATCTTTTTCCTCAAGGAAGAATACCTTTAGGAAAGATAGATAAGTTATACGATTGCATCGTAGCATTGATTAAAAACC